A window of Clavibacter michiganensis contains these coding sequences:
- the ettA gene encoding energy-dependent translational throttle protein EttA, giving the protein MAEYIYSMVRARKSVGDKLILDDVTMSFIPGAKIGVVGPNGAGKSTILKIMAGLDTPSNGEAKLSPGYSVGILMQEPELDESKTVLENVQEGVGPLKAQVDRYNEIAAAMAEPDADFDTLLAEMGTLQEAIDAADGWELDSQLEQAMDALRTPPGDASVANLSGGEKRRVALCKLLLQKPDLLLLDEPTNHLDAESVLWLEQHLSKYPGAVLAVTHDRYFLDHVAEWIAEVDRGRLYPYEGNYSTYLEKKQERLSVQGKKDAKLSKRLAEELDWVRSNAKGRQAKSKARLARYEEMVTEAERTRKLDFEEIQIPVGPRLGSQVIDAKKLHKQFGERVLIDDLSFTLPRNGIVGVIGPNGVGKTTLFKTIVGFEPLDSGELKVGDTVDISYVDQSRGGIDPEKSLFEVVSDGQDYIQVGKQEVPARAYVSTFGFKGPDQQKKAGILSGGERNRLNLALTLKQGGNLLLLDEPTNDLDVETLGSLENALLEFPGCAVVITHDRWFLDRIATHILSYEGTEDDPANWYWFEGNFEAYEQNKIERLGADAAKPHRSAYRKLTRD; this is encoded by the coding sequence ATGGCTGAATACATCTACTCGATGGTCCGCGCCCGGAAGTCGGTCGGCGACAAGCTGATCCTCGACGACGTCACCATGTCGTTCATCCCCGGCGCGAAGATCGGCGTCGTCGGGCCGAACGGCGCGGGCAAGTCGACGATCCTGAAGATCATGGCGGGCCTCGACACCCCCAGCAACGGCGAGGCCAAGCTCTCGCCCGGCTACTCGGTCGGCATCCTCATGCAGGAGCCCGAGCTCGACGAGTCCAAGACCGTGCTGGAGAACGTCCAGGAGGGCGTCGGCCCGCTGAAGGCGCAGGTGGACCGCTACAACGAGATCGCCGCGGCCATGGCCGAGCCCGACGCCGACTTCGACACCCTGCTCGCCGAGATGGGCACGCTGCAGGAGGCCATCGACGCCGCCGACGGCTGGGAGCTCGACTCGCAGCTCGAGCAGGCGATGGACGCGCTCCGCACCCCGCCGGGCGACGCCTCCGTCGCGAACCTCTCGGGCGGCGAGAAGCGCCGCGTCGCGCTCTGCAAGCTCCTGCTCCAGAAGCCCGACCTGCTCCTCCTCGACGAGCCCACCAACCACCTCGACGCCGAGAGCGTTCTCTGGCTCGAGCAGCACCTCTCCAAGTACCCCGGCGCCGTCCTCGCCGTGACCCACGACCGGTACTTCCTCGACCACGTCGCCGAGTGGATCGCCGAGGTCGACCGCGGACGCCTCTACCCCTACGAGGGCAACTACTCGACCTACCTCGAGAAGAAGCAGGAGCGCCTCAGCGTCCAGGGCAAGAAGGACGCCAAGCTCTCCAAGCGCCTCGCGGAGGAGCTCGACTGGGTGCGCAGCAACGCGAAGGGCCGCCAGGCGAAGTCCAAGGCCCGCCTCGCCCGCTACGAGGAGATGGTGACCGAGGCGGAGCGCACGAGGAAGCTGGACTTCGAGGAGATCCAGATCCCCGTGGGTCCGCGTCTCGGCTCGCAGGTCATCGACGCGAAGAAGCTGCACAAGCAGTTCGGCGAGCGGGTCCTCATCGACGACCTCTCCTTCACGCTTCCCCGCAACGGCATCGTCGGCGTGATCGGCCCGAACGGCGTCGGCAAGACCACTCTGTTCAAGACCATCGTCGGCTTCGAGCCGCTGGACTCCGGCGAGCTCAAGGTGGGCGACACCGTCGACATCTCCTACGTCGACCAGAGCCGCGGCGGCATCGACCCCGAGAAGTCGCTCTTCGAGGTCGTCTCCGACGGCCAGGACTACATCCAGGTCGGCAAGCAGGAGGTGCCCGCGCGCGCCTACGTCTCCACCTTCGGCTTCAAGGGCCCCGACCAGCAGAAGAAGGCCGGCATCCTCTCGGGTGGCGAGCGCAACCGCCTGAACCTCGCGCTCACGCTCAAGCAGGGCGGCAACCTGCTGCTGCTCGACGAGCCCACCAACGACCTGGACGTCGAGACGCTCGGCAGCCTCGAGAACGCGCTGCTGGAGTTCCCCGGCTGCGCCGTGGTCATCACCCACGATCGGTGGTTCCTCGACCGGATCGCGACGCACATCCTGTCCTACGAGGGCACGGAGGACGACCCCGCGAACTGGTACTGGTTCGAGGGGAACTTCGAGGCGTACGAGCAGAACAAGATCGAGCGCCTGGGCGCGGACGCCGCGAAGCCGCATCGCTCCGCGTACCGCAAGCTCACGCGCGACTGA
- a CDS encoding acyl-CoA thioesterase, with protein sequence MTRVHVPVHLRWADLDAYDHVNNVEVLRLLEEARVRAFWRGDDDGGGVDPGMALIDATAGAATMTMIARQEIEYLLPISYGRRPLDVQVWLGRLGGSSLEACYEVRTPVGVEPSALYARATSTIVLVDSGTGRPRRITGDERAAWAEYVEEPVAFSRRG encoded by the coding sequence GTGACCCGGGTCCACGTCCCGGTCCACCTCAGGTGGGCCGACCTCGACGCATACGACCACGTGAACAACGTGGAGGTCCTGCGGCTCCTGGAGGAGGCGCGCGTCCGCGCCTTCTGGCGGGGCGACGACGACGGGGGCGGCGTGGACCCGGGGATGGCGCTCATCGACGCGACGGCGGGCGCCGCCACGATGACGATGATCGCGCGGCAGGAGATCGAGTACCTGCTGCCCATCTCCTACGGCAGGCGGCCGCTCGACGTGCAGGTGTGGCTGGGACGGCTCGGCGGATCCAGCCTCGAGGCCTGCTACGAGGTGCGCACGCCGGTGGGGGTCGAGCCGTCGGCGCTGTACGCGCGGGCGACCTCGACCATCGTGCTGGTCGACTCCGGCACCGGGCGGCCCCGCCGGATCACCGGCGACGAGCGCGCCGCGTGGGCGGAGTACGTCGAGGAGCCCGTGGCCTTCAGCCGACGCGGCTGA
- a CDS encoding acyl-CoA thioesterase produces MTDHASDIPDDGPLAGLLTALDLTDTGARTSEDISTGPSQWMPMGRVFGGQVLAQSLVAAMRTTEADRRPHSMHGYFLRPGDVTKPITFSVDRIHDGRSFSTRRTQAYQDGRPILSMIASFQDTDEGLEHQAPMPEGIPEPESLPSARDVLSRIDHPVAAHWANDRPFDMRHVEQPVYFGAAPDRVAHQAVWIRAIGRLPDDPAVHLASLAYASDYSILESIYRRHGLSWATPGIKAASLDHAMWFHRFGRADEWMLYVQESTSAQGGRGLSLGRIYSRDGVLLASVAQEGMVRVPAQPRD; encoded by the coding sequence ATGACCGACCACGCATCCGACATCCCGGACGACGGCCCGCTCGCCGGTCTGCTGACCGCCCTCGACCTCACCGACACGGGCGCCCGCACGAGCGAGGACATCTCCACCGGTCCGTCGCAGTGGATGCCCATGGGCCGCGTCTTCGGCGGCCAGGTGCTCGCGCAGTCCCTCGTCGCTGCCATGCGCACCACCGAGGCCGACCGACGCCCGCACAGCATGCACGGCTACTTCCTCCGGCCCGGCGACGTCACGAAGCCCATCACCTTCTCGGTCGACCGGATCCACGACGGCCGCTCGTTCTCCACGCGCCGCACGCAGGCCTACCAGGACGGCCGCCCGATCCTCTCGATGATCGCCTCGTTCCAGGACACGGACGAGGGCCTCGAGCACCAGGCGCCCATGCCCGAGGGGATCCCCGAGCCGGAGTCCCTGCCGAGCGCGCGCGACGTGCTGTCCCGCATCGACCACCCCGTCGCCGCGCACTGGGCCAACGACCGCCCCTTCGACATGCGCCATGTGGAGCAGCCCGTCTACTTCGGCGCCGCGCCCGACCGCGTCGCCCATCAGGCCGTGTGGATCCGCGCGATCGGCCGCCTGCCCGACGACCCGGCCGTGCACCTCGCCTCCCTCGCCTACGCGAGCGACTACTCGATCCTCGAGTCCATCTACCGCAGGCACGGACTCTCATGGGCCACCCCCGGCATCAAGGCCGCGAGCCTCGACCACGCGATGTGGTTCCACCGGTTCGGCCGCGCCGACGAGTGGATGCTCTACGTGCAGGAGTCGACGAGCGCCCAGGGCGGCCGCGGCCTGTCGCTCGGCCGGATCTACTCGCGCGACGGCGTGCTGCTCGCGAGCGTGGCCCAGGAGGGCATGGTCCGGGTCCCGGCCCAGCCGCGGGACTGA
- a CDS encoding globin — MADLLASSFYDDVGGRPTFERLVREFYRGVADDPVLVAMYPEEDLEGAIQRLTGFLEQYWGGPTTYSDERGHPRLRMRHMPFRVNPDARDRWLAHMRVAVDSLDLAPMHEAQLWDYLERAAHAMVNTFDES; from the coding sequence ATGGCCGACCTGCTCGCGAGCTCGTTCTACGACGACGTCGGCGGCCGGCCCACCTTCGAGAGGCTCGTCCGGGAGTTCTACCGGGGCGTCGCCGACGATCCCGTGCTCGTCGCGATGTACCCGGAGGAGGACCTCGAGGGCGCGATCCAGCGCCTCACCGGATTCCTCGAGCAGTACTGGGGCGGTCCCACTACCTACAGCGACGAGCGGGGCCACCCGCGCCTGCGGATGCGGCACATGCCGTTCCGCGTCAACCCCGACGCCCGCGACCGCTGGCTCGCGCACATGCGCGTCGCCGTCGACTCGCTCGACCTAGCCCCGATGCACGAGGCGCAGCTCTGGGACTACCTGGAGCGCGCCGCCCACGCCATGGTCAACACGTTCGACGAGTCCTGA